A part of Desulfomicrobium baculatum DSM 4028 genomic DNA contains:
- a CDS encoding respiratory chain complex I subunit 1 family protein yields the protein MPLYIDIALRLLCWLLLAPLLPGIINKVKAWVAGRQGPPVLQLYYDLARLWRKGVVLSTLASPGFIIAPAVAWTAVVTAALLLPLAGAGTAFSFDGDVLLLVYLLALARFCTAWGAMETGSAFEGMGAAREVSFAVLAEIGIITAILTLVVQSGSIALSSMFEPLSGPGAALLAVGLFIILLAENCRVPFDDPNTHLELTMIHEVMVLDHSGPPLAMILHGAAVKLLLFAVFLAQAVLPLSELPLLASVTALALSVLLVTVAVGLIESLTARLAFKRVPLLLTIGFLFCLFPLLLTWMGDL from the coding sequence ATGCCCCTGTACATTGACATTGCACTGCGCCTCCTGTGCTGGCTACTCCTTGCTCCGCTTCTCCCGGGCATCATCAACAAGGTCAAAGCCTGGGTGGCCGGGCGGCAAGGACCGCCCGTACTGCAATTGTATTACGATCTGGCGCGGCTGTGGCGCAAAGGCGTGGTCTTAAGCACCCTGGCCTCGCCCGGTTTCATCATTGCCCCGGCCGTAGCCTGGACCGCCGTGGTCACGGCGGCCCTGCTGCTGCCCCTGGCCGGTGCGGGCACGGCGTTCTCCTTTGACGGGGACGTTCTGCTGCTGGTCTACCTGCTGGCCCTGGCCCGCTTCTGCACGGCCTGGGGAGCGATGGAGACGGGCTCCGCCTTCGAGGGCATGGGCGCGGCCCGTGAGGTCAGCTTCGCCGTCCTGGCCGAAATCGGCATCATCACCGCGATCCTGACCCTGGTCGTACAATCGGGCAGCATCGCCCTCTCATCCATGTTCGAGCCTCTTTCGGGCCCGGGCGCGGCGCTTCTGGCGGTGGGACTTTTCATCATCCTGCTGGCCGAGAACTGCCGGGTCCCTTTTGACGACCCGAATACCCACCTCGAACTGACCATGATCCACGAAGTCATGGTCCTGGATCACAGCGGTCCGCCCCTGGCCATGATCCTGCACGGGGCGGCGGTCAAACTGCTGCTCTTCGCCGTCTTTCTGGCGCAGGCGGTGCTGCCGCTCTCGGAACTGCCGCTCCTGGCCTCGGTCACGGCTCTGGCGTTAAGCGTGCTGCTGGTCACCGTGGCCGTGGGGCTGATTGAATCCCTGACCGCGCGCCTGGCTTTTAAAAGAGTCCCGCTGCTCCTGACTATCGGCTTTCTGTTCTGCCTTTTCCCTCTGCTTTTGACCTGGATGGGTGATTTATGA
- the groES gene encoding co-chaperone GroES has product MKLRPLHDRILVKRLEEEQVTKGGIIIPDSAKEKPIKGEVVAAGPGKVADDGKQIPMGVKTGDKVIFNKYAGTEIKIDGDELLIMREDDILAVIEA; this is encoded by the coding sequence ATGAAACTCAGACCACTGCACGACCGTATTCTGGTCAAGCGTCTCGAAGAGGAGCAGGTAACCAAAGGCGGCATCATCATCCCCGATTCCGCAAAGGAAAAGCCCATCAAGGGTGAAGTGGTTGCCGCCGGTCCCGGCAAGGTCGCCGATGACGGAAAGCAGATCCCCATGGGCGTCAAGACCGGCGACAAGGTGATCTTCAACAAGTACGCCGGCACTGAAATCAAGATCGATGGTGACGAACTGCTCATCATGCGTGAAGACGACATCCTCGCTGTAATCGAAGCCTAA
- the groL gene encoding chaperonin GroEL (60 kDa chaperone family; promotes refolding of misfolded polypeptides especially under stressful conditions; forms two stacked rings of heptamers to form a barrel-shaped 14mer; ends can be capped by GroES; misfolded proteins enter the barrel where they are refolded when GroES binds), which produces MAAKIIKFDAKAREKLKIGVDTLANAVKVTLGPKGRNVVIEKSFGSPIITKDGVTVAKEIELEDKFENMGAQMVKEVASKTSDIAGDGTTTATILAQAIFTEGIKLVAAGRNPMSIKRGIDKAVEAVIASLDKLAKPTRDQKEIAQVGTISANNDATIGNIIAEAMGKVGKEGVITVEEAKGLETNLDVVEGMQFDRGYLSPYFVTNPDKMVCEMDSPLILINEKKISNMKELLPVLEQAAKMGKPLVIIAEDIEGEALATLVVNKLRGTLQVVAVKAPGFGERRKAMLQDIAILTGGEVVSDDLGVKLESIALNQLGSAKRVVIDKENTTIVDGSGEAEAIKARVKQIRNEIEETSSDYDREKLQERLAKIVGGVAVINVGAATETEMKEKKARVEDALNATRAAVEEGIVPGGGVALVRCQSALDSVKPADDDEAAGVQVIRRAIEEPIRQICGNAGVEGAVVIDKVRNGKEDFGYNAASGEYEDLLKSGVIDPKKVTRIALQNAASVASLLLTTECAIAEKPKEEAAPAMPGGGMGGMGGMY; this is translated from the coding sequence ATGGCTGCTAAAATTATCAAGTTTGATGCCAAGGCCCGTGAAAAACTGAAAATCGGCGTGGACACCCTGGCCAATGCCGTCAAGGTCACCCTCGGACCCAAGGGCCGCAACGTCGTCATCGAAAAATCTTTCGGTTCCCCGATCATCACCAAGGACGGCGTGACCGTGGCCAAGGAAATCGAACTGGAAGACAAGTTCGAGAACATGGGCGCCCAGATGGTCAAGGAAGTCGCCTCCAAGACTTCCGACATCGCCGGCGACGGCACCACCACCGCCACCATCCTGGCCCAGGCCATTTTCACCGAAGGCATCAAGCTGGTTGCCGCCGGTCGTAACCCCATGTCCATCAAGCGCGGCATCGACAAGGCTGTCGAAGCCGTCATCGCGAGCCTGGACAAGCTGGCCAAGCCCACCCGCGATCAGAAGGAAATTGCCCAGGTCGGCACCATTTCCGCCAACAACGACGCCACCATCGGGAACATCATCGCCGAAGCCATGGGCAAAGTCGGCAAAGAAGGCGTCATCACTGTTGAAGAAGCCAAGGGTCTGGAGACCAACCTGGACGTCGTCGAAGGCATGCAGTTCGACCGCGGCTACCTGTCCCCCTACTTCGTGACCAACCCCGACAAGATGGTCTGCGAAATGGATTCTCCGCTGATTCTGATCAACGAGAAGAAGATCTCCAACATGAAGGAACTGCTCCCCGTTCTGGAGCAGGCCGCCAAGATGGGCAAGCCCCTGGTCATCATCGCTGAAGACATCGAAGGCGAAGCTCTGGCCACTCTGGTCGTCAACAAGCTGCGTGGCACCCTGCAGGTCGTGGCCGTCAAGGCTCCCGGCTTTGGCGAGCGTCGCAAGGCCATGCTGCAGGATATCGCCATCCTGACCGGTGGCGAAGTTGTTTCCGATGATCTGGGCGTCAAGCTCGAAAGCATCGCCCTGAACCAGCTCGGTTCCGCCAAGCGCGTTGTCATCGACAAGGAAAACACCACCATCGTTGACGGTTCCGGCGAAGCCGAAGCCATCAAGGCCCGCGTGAAGCAGATCCGCAACGAAATCGAGGAGACCTCCTCCGATTACGATCGCGAAAAGCTGCAGGAGCGTCTGGCCAAGATCGTTGGCGGCGTTGCCGTGATCAACGTTGGCGCGGCCACCGAGACTGAAATGAAGGAAAAGAAGGCCCGCGTGGAAGACGCCCTGAACGCCACCCGCGCTGCCGTCGAAGAAGGCATCGTGCCTGGCGGCGGCGTCGCCCTGGTGCGCTGCCAGTCCGCCCTGGATTCCGTCAAGCCCGCCGATGACGACGAGGCCGCAGGCGTACAGGTTATCCGTCGCGCCATCGAAGAGCCCATCCGTCAGATCTGCGGCAACGCAGGTGTTGAAGGCGCAGTGGTTATCGACAAGGTCCGCAACGGCAAGGAAGACTTCGGTTACAACGCCGCTTCCGGCGAGTACGAAGATCTGCTCAAGTCCGGCGTCATCGATCCCAAGAAGGTGACCCGCATCGCCCTGCAGAATGCCGCTTCCGTAGCGTCCCTGCTGCTGACCACCGAGTGCGCCATCGCCGAGAAGCCCAAGGAAGAGGCTGCCCCGGCCATGCCCGGTGGCGGCATGGGCGGCATGGGCGGCATGTACTAA
- a CDS encoding PTS sugar transporter subunit IIA, protein MYINLIQIAESFGVSEHVIMEWVRKEDMPHVHDRDRILFERSQVMDWAASHGLGGQGGFLSEPAPSLANSRELVTLLRRGGIWRDVNTADLDRVFERIVRNLPGLPAAVSNMLAQRILAPGGITAAPVGAGFALPHPAMRVALGEACALVALIQLNTAWSAVQPPDGTPVTRLLFFISPTPRLHVNMLGLLARSIASGMLNQALDNGADDETLLRIFAECAGKDVARAAGASR, encoded by the coding sequence ATGTACATCAATCTTATTCAAATAGCCGAATCCTTTGGAGTTTCCGAGCACGTCATCATGGAATGGGTGCGCAAGGAAGACATGCCCCATGTCCATGACCGTGACCGCATCCTCTTCGAGCGCTCCCAAGTCATGGACTGGGCGGCCAGTCACGGGCTCGGCGGTCAGGGCGGATTCCTTTCGGAGCCTGCGCCCTCGCTGGCCAATTCCCGGGAATTGGTCACTCTTCTGCGCCGGGGAGGCATCTGGCGCGACGTGAACACGGCCGACCTTGACCGTGTGTTCGAACGCATCGTGCGCAATCTGCCCGGCCTGCCCGCGGCCGTATCGAACATGCTCGCGCAGCGCATCCTGGCCCCCGGCGGCATTACCGCTGCCCCCGTGGGCGCCGGGTTCGCCCTTCCCCATCCGGCCATGCGGGTCGCCCTGGGCGAGGCGTGCGCGCTGGTGGCGCTGATCCAGCTGAACACGGCCTGGAGCGCGGTCCAGCCCCCCGACGGCACGCCCGTCACCCGTCTGCTCTTTTTCATCTCGCCGACGCCCCGCCTGCATGTGAACATGCTCGGCCTTTTGGCGCGCAGCATCGCTTCCGGCATGCTGAATCAGGCGCTCGACAACGGCGCGGACGACGAAACGCTGCTGCGGATCTTTGCCGAATGTGCAGGCAAGGACGTCGCGCGAGCAGCTGGAGCGTCCCGATGA
- a CDS encoding NADH-quinone oxidoreductase subunit C, which translates to MNKIAPFFSFTNASRISWASVPVFSVTKLVRLTGEMLESGARLCSWFGVPDHDGTILVAVLALDSESILGVARSEPISGSYPSLTPKHPQAHLFEREVWEQHGLVPVGHPWLKPVRHTFENAPANAPFFRVEGGEVHEVAVGPVHAGVIEPGHFRFQCAGEEVLHLEIALGYQHRGIEDALQNGPHPATMNQIETVAGDTTIAHATAHASVLEALGGVETPLRAQWLRAMALELERLANHTGDMGALAMDVAFLPTSAACGKIRGDFLNLTALLCGNRFGRGLIRPGGCRHDLEEERLKTLTERLKAHMADVEQAMAWFWDAASVRVRFRNVGVVHPSQATDIGLVGPAARACGLVRDVRFDHPAGWHRFSHSPVAVWPSGDIFARARVRSLEIQRSGRYLFDQLAAPVDGDITAALPAPQPESLAVALVEGWRGEVCHVALTDYFGRFRSYKITDPSFHNWTGLALSLRGTAVSDFPICNKSFNLSYCGFDL; encoded by the coding sequence ATGAACAAAATCGCTCCATTTTTCTCATTCACCAACGCGTCCAGAATCTCGTGGGCCTCGGTTCCGGTCTTTTCGGTTACCAAGCTCGTCCGCCTGACGGGCGAAATGCTTGAATCCGGAGCACGCCTGTGCTCGTGGTTCGGCGTGCCCGATCATGACGGCACGATCCTGGTCGCCGTACTGGCGCTGGATTCCGAAAGCATCCTGGGCGTGGCCCGTAGCGAACCCATCAGCGGCTCGTACCCGTCCCTCACCCCAAAACACCCCCAGGCTCATCTCTTCGAGCGCGAAGTCTGGGAACAGCACGGACTGGTTCCTGTCGGGCACCCGTGGCTCAAGCCCGTGCGCCACACATTCGAGAACGCCCCGGCCAACGCCCCGTTCTTCCGGGTCGAAGGCGGGGAGGTGCACGAGGTGGCCGTGGGACCGGTGCATGCCGGAGTCATCGAACCCGGGCATTTCCGCTTTCAGTGCGCTGGCGAAGAAGTTCTGCATCTGGAGATCGCGCTTGGCTACCAGCACCGGGGCATCGAGGACGCCTTGCAGAATGGTCCGCACCCGGCGACCATGAATCAGATTGAGACAGTCGCCGGCGACACGACCATTGCCCATGCCACGGCCCACGCATCGGTCCTGGAAGCTCTTGGCGGAGTGGAGACGCCCCTGCGGGCGCAGTGGCTGCGCGCCATGGCCCTGGAGCTCGAACGCCTGGCCAACCACACCGGCGACATGGGCGCCCTGGCCATGGATGTGGCCTTTTTGCCCACCTCGGCGGCATGCGGAAAAATCAGGGGGGATTTTCTGAACCTGACGGCGCTCTTGTGCGGCAACCGCTTTGGGCGGGGACTGATCCGCCCCGGCGGATGCAGGCATGATCTGGAAGAAGAGCGGCTGAAAACCCTGACCGAAAGGCTCAAAGCCCACATGGCCGACGTGGAACAGGCCATGGCCTGGTTCTGGGACGCGGCCTCGGTGCGGGTGCGTTTCCGCAATGTCGGCGTCGTGCATCCTTCCCAGGCCACCGACATCGGGCTGGTCGGTCCGGCGGCGCGGGCCTGCGGACTGGTTCGCGACGTGCGCTTCGACCATCCGGCGGGCTGGCACCGCTTCTCCCACTCACCGGTTGCGGTCTGGCCCAGCGGGGACATTTTCGCCCGCGCCCGGGTACGCTCCCTGGAAATCCAGCGTTCCGGCCGTTACCTCTTCGACCAACTGGCAGCGCCCGTGGACGGAGACATCACGGCCGCCCTGCCCGCTCCGCAGCCGGAGTCCTTGGCCGTGGCCCTGGTCGAAGGCTGGCGCGGCGAGGTCTGCCACGTCGCCCTGACCGACTATTTCGGCCGTTTTCGCAGCTACAAGATCACGGACCCGTCCTTCCACAACTGGACCGGACTGGCCCTGTCTCTGCGCGGCACGGCGGTCTCGGACTTTCCCATCTGCAACAAGAGCTTCAACCTGTCCTACTGCGGCTTTGACCTCTAA
- a CDS encoding complex I subunit 5 family protein, with product MNAYLLIIIPLVGALLAALWPYTKSRPYFLPAVGLAHTILCFLLLAKPVAVDPAAWLAFDPLARAILPGVSLLFLLCGCYAVSYLRLKDQDNRVFVPALLLVLGLLSAGHQARHLGILWIATEAVTLACVPLIHFNGTPKSFEATWKYLLVGGTGIALSLLGSICLGYASLHGGGSGDITFAALLEHGPSLSRVWVLTAWVLLLVGYGTKMGLAPMHTWKPDAYGESPGIVGALLAGGVTSVAFMALLRIKSVVDAAGEGVVASRTLLAIGLFSTLVAALFLLRTRDFKRMLAYSSIEHMGILCIATSFGGAGVWAALFHVWNNGLTKGALFLSAGNLQRVADSSSIDEVRGMSKIMPRTSILFVVGMFAITACPPFGPFFSELLVIRTGLSAGHGWAIGLFLTCLLLAFFGISRIVFAVVDGRPRLYKPTAALRKESAGLILPPLILLAASLWLGLFTPDILRDAWSAAVLQLSPMP from the coding sequence ATGAACGCATACCTGCTCATCATCATCCCTCTGGTCGGGGCTCTGCTGGCCGCACTCTGGCCGTACACGAAAAGCCGCCCCTATTTCCTGCCCGCGGTCGGACTGGCCCACACCATCCTGTGTTTTCTGCTCCTGGCAAAGCCTGTAGCCGTGGACCCGGCGGCCTGGCTGGCCTTTGATCCTCTGGCGCGCGCCATTTTGCCCGGCGTGTCCCTGCTTTTCCTGCTCTGCGGCTGCTATGCGGTGAGCTATCTGCGGCTCAAGGATCAGGACAACCGGGTCTTCGTCCCGGCCCTGCTGCTGGTCCTTGGGCTCTTGAGCGCCGGGCATCAGGCCAGACATCTGGGCATATTGTGGATTGCGACCGAGGCCGTGACCCTGGCCTGCGTGCCTCTCATCCACTTCAACGGCACCCCGAAATCCTTCGAGGCAACCTGGAAATACCTGCTCGTTGGCGGCACGGGCATCGCGCTGTCCCTTTTAGGCTCCATTTGCCTTGGCTATGCGTCCCTGCATGGAGGCGGGAGCGGAGACATCACCTTTGCGGCGCTGCTTGAGCACGGACCAAGCCTCTCCCGCGTCTGGGTCCTGACCGCCTGGGTGCTGCTCCTGGTCGGCTACGGCACCAAGATGGGCCTGGCGCCCATGCACACCTGGAAACCCGACGCCTACGGGGAAAGCCCGGGCATCGTCGGCGCGCTGCTGGCCGGCGGGGTCACGTCCGTGGCCTTCATGGCCCTCTTGCGCATCAAATCCGTGGTCGACGCCGCCGGAGAAGGCGTTGTCGCCAGCCGCACCCTGCTCGCCATCGGCCTCTTCTCGACGCTGGTAGCGGCGCTTTTCCTGCTGCGCACCCGCGACTTCAAACGCATGCTCGCCTACTCCAGCATCGAACACATGGGCATCCTGTGCATCGCCACCTCCTTTGGCGGAGCCGGTGTCTGGGCGGCCCTTTTCCACGTCTGGAACAACGGTCTGACCAAGGGCGCGCTCTTCCTGAGCGCGGGAAACCTGCAACGGGTCGCGGACTCGTCCTCCATCGACGAAGTGCGCGGGATGTCCAAAATCATGCCACGTACCTCCATTCTTTTTGTGGTGGGCATGTTCGCCATCACCGCCTGCCCGCCCTTCGGACCGTTCTTCAGCGAACTGCTTGTCATCCGCACCGGCCTTAGCGCGGGACACGGATGGGCCATCGGCCTCTTTCTGACCTGCCTGCTGCTGGCCTTTTTCGGAATCTCGCGCATCGTTTTCGCCGTTGTCGACGGCCGTCCGCGGCTTTATAAACCGACCGCCGCACTACGCAAGGAATCGGCCGGGCTGATCCTGCCCCCGCTCATCCTGCTGGCCGCGTCGCTCTGGCTCGGACTTTTCACGCCGGACATCCTGAGGGATGCCTGGTCCGCCGCAGTCCTTCAACTCTCCCCAATGCCATGA
- a CDS encoding proton-conducting transporter transmembrane domain-containing protein has product MIAAFLGTSGLSLLLAMCMGRTYPRIWLGLSAVSALSGLYAALLVLLTTQAWLWHGEFALGGETPFLRLDGISALFLVLVCLVGGLGALYSHEYWSGQHHPRSAPKGRCWWSALTLSMGLVLTCANGLHFLFAWEAFALSAYFLITLDHDSTAGRKAGWLYLAASHAGTMALFAFFSALAARTGTWELGPVHAQAGLAPLFWLVLFGFGVKAGMFPLHIWLPSAHAGAPSHVSAIMSAVAIKMGVYGIVRFSGWLPMPASAGWVLLGIGCVSAILGIAFALAQNDIKRLLAYCSVENVGIILIGLGLAVLAVQHGQPVWGKAALAGTFLHIINHGIFKSLIFFGAGSVLHATGTRDMSRLGGLWKVMPWTATLFAIGAMAVSGLPPLNGFVGEWAIYQGLLRAVAQKGPAVGALPAVIVLAGAGAMALAAFAKSVGIVFLGAPRSKPAAHAVECGWFMRAPMLVLVTIMIAIGLLPGLFFRPAIGVVAVWAPQWAMTDPLLATRTLGATHTLLLCALLAGGFLILHKVRATGTRPGLTWDCGYAAPTAHMQYSSGSFAGIARGWFSWLLQPEMAIQRVRGFFPGKARVLERIPETVLEKIIGPGAQAISFAADGARRMQHGRLHLYILYVFLGVTALGLMVLLGGI; this is encoded by the coding sequence ATGATCGCCGCGTTCCTGGGCACTTCCGGTCTGAGCCTGCTCCTGGCCATGTGCATGGGCCGCACGTATCCGCGCATCTGGCTGGGACTCAGCGCCGTATCGGCCCTGAGCGGACTGTATGCGGCCCTGCTCGTACTGCTCACGACGCAGGCCTGGCTCTGGCACGGCGAGTTCGCCCTGGGCGGGGAAACTCCTTTTTTGCGCCTTGACGGGATCAGCGCTCTCTTTCTCGTTCTGGTCTGCCTGGTCGGCGGCCTGGGCGCGCTGTATTCCCATGAATACTGGTCCGGACAGCATCACCCTCGTTCAGCGCCGAAAGGACGCTGCTGGTGGAGTGCCCTGACGTTGAGCATGGGCCTGGTCCTGACCTGCGCCAACGGACTGCATTTTCTTTTCGCCTGGGAAGCCTTTGCCTTAAGCGCCTATTTTCTCATCACCCTGGACCACGACAGCACGGCAGGGCGCAAGGCGGGATGGCTTTATCTGGCGGCCTCCCACGCCGGAACCATGGCCCTCTTCGCCTTTTTCTCGGCGCTGGCCGCCCGCACCGGAACTTGGGAACTCGGACCGGTGCATGCCCAGGCCGGGCTGGCCCCGCTTTTCTGGCTCGTCCTGTTCGGATTCGGGGTCAAGGCGGGCATGTTTCCCCTGCACATCTGGCTGCCCTCGGCCCACGCGGGCGCCCCCAGCCACGTCTCGGCCATCATGTCCGCCGTGGCCATCAAGATGGGCGTCTACGGCATAGTGCGCTTCAGCGGCTGGCTGCCCATGCCCGCCAGCGCCGGCTGGGTGTTGCTCGGCATCGGTTGCGTGAGCGCGATCCTCGGCATCGCCTTCGCCCTGGCCCAAAACGACATCAAACGCCTGCTGGCCTACTGCTCGGTGGAAAACGTCGGCATCATCCTCATCGGCCTTGGCCTTGCCGTGCTGGCCGTTCAGCATGGTCAGCCCGTGTGGGGCAAGGCCGCCCTGGCCGGGACCTTCCTGCATATCATCAATCACGGCATCTTCAAATCCTTGATCTTTTTCGGCGCGGGGTCGGTGCTTCATGCCACAGGCACCCGGGACATGAGCCGACTGGGCGGATTGTGGAAAGTCATGCCTTGGACCGCGACCCTGTTCGCCATAGGCGCCATGGCCGTGTCCGGGCTGCCGCCCCTGAACGGATTTGTCGGCGAATGGGCGATCTACCAGGGCCTCTTGCGGGCAGTGGCCCAGAAAGGACCCGCTGTCGGAGCGCTGCCTGCGGTCATCGTGCTCGCCGGAGCCGGAGCCATGGCCCTGGCCGCCTTCGCCAAATCGGTCGGCATTGTCTTTCTCGGAGCGCCGCGAAGCAAACCCGCCGCGCACGCCGTCGAATGCGGCTGGTTCATGCGCGCGCCCATGCTGGTGCTGGTCACGATCATGATCGCCATCGGCCTGCTGCCGGGTCTTTTCTTCCGCCCGGCCATAGGCGTTGTCGCGGTCTGGGCCCCGCAATGGGCCATGACGGACCCTCTCCTTGCGACCCGGACCCTGGGTGCCACGCACACGCTCCTGCTCTGCGCCCTGCTCGCAGGCGGATTCCTGATACTGCACAAGGTCCGGGCCACCGGAACAAGGCCGGGACTCACCTGGGACTGCGGCTACGCGGCCCCGACCGCGCACATGCAGTACAGCAGCGGATCCTTTGCCGGCATCGCGCGCGGATGGTTTTCCTGGCTGCTTCAGCCCGAAATGGCGATTCAGCGGGTGCGGGGCTTTTTTCCAGGCAAAGCCCGGGTTCTGGAGCGCATTCCGGAAACGGTCCTGGAGAAAATCATCGGCCCGGGCGCGCAGGCAATCTCCTTCGCGGCCGACGGCGCCCGAAGAATGCAGCACGGACGCCTACATCTCTATATTCTGTATGTTTTCCTCGGAGTCACGGCTCTGGGACTCATGGTTCTTCTGGGAGGGATATAA
- a CDS encoding hydrogenase: MNDTLNLLIGLAMGFNLLALGTSRLPVLIRAVAIQGVLLGLLPLVLEAHALDWRLVLITLATVAGKGVLIPFMLIRAMRAANIARELEPYIGYIPSLLLGAAGTIAAVALTRYLPLLPEHAGNLHVPGAMALILTGFILLIGRTKAISQVCGYLILENGIYLAGLLLIRSTPILVEFGILLDVTVGIFVIGIIVDRIQRAFDSLDTRKLTALHE, from the coding sequence ATGAACGATACGCTGAACCTTCTGATCGGCCTGGCCATGGGTTTCAACCTTCTGGCGCTGGGCACCAGCCGCCTGCCCGTCCTGATCCGGGCAGTGGCCATACAGGGCGTGCTGCTGGGCCTTTTGCCCCTGGTGCTTGAAGCGCACGCCCTGGACTGGCGCCTCGTCCTCATTACCCTGGCCACCGTGGCCGGCAAGGGCGTGCTCATTCCCTTCATGCTCATCCGCGCCATGCGCGCCGCCAACATTGCCCGGGAGCTTGAGCCCTACATCGGCTACATCCCGTCCCTGCTCCTCGGCGCGGCCGGAACCATCGCCGCCGTGGCCCTGACCCGCTACCTGCCGCTTTTGCCCGAACACGCCGGAAACCTGCATGTTCCAGGGGCCATGGCTCTCATTCTGACCGGCTTCATCCTGCTCATCGGACGGACCAAGGCCATCTCCCAGGTCTGCGGCTACCTGATCCTGGAAAACGGCATTTATCTCGCGGGCCTGCTGCTCATCAGGTCCACCCCGATCTTGGTGGAATTCGGCATCCTGCTCGACGTCACCGTCGGCATCTTCGTCATCGGCATCATCGTTGACCGCATCCAAAGGGCCTTCGATTCTCTGGACACCCGCAAACTCACGGCGCTGCACGAATGA
- a CDS encoding 4Fe-4S dicluster domain-containing protein, whose translation MYIFDTLMNRMRRGCQTMPYPKGPAPALPDRHGGALRLDASLCPEGCAQCQGVCPTGAITLEPGRRARLDLGRCLFCGDCVAACPHGAITTTNDHRLATRRREDLILGETGAEELRLAAALDKKMKSLLGRSLRLRQVSAGGCGACEADINVLGTIGWDLGRFGIQYVASPRHADGVLITGPVTKGMELALQKTWAAVPEPRIAIALGACAISGGPFIGHPQHNGGADPIIPIDLYIPGCPPHPLTILDGFLRLLGRLPKHNL comes from the coding sequence ATGTATATATTCGACACCCTCATGAACCGGATGCGGCGCGGCTGCCAGACCATGCCGTACCCCAAAGGCCCGGCCCCGGCCCTGCCCGACCGCCATGGCGGAGCCTTGCGCCTGGACGCCTCCCTCTGCCCCGAAGGCTGCGCCCAGTGCCAAGGCGTCTGCCCCACCGGGGCCATCACCCTAGAGCCGGGCCGGAGAGCGCGCCTTGATCTGGGCCGCTGCCTGTTCTGCGGGGACTGCGTGGCGGCTTGTCCGCATGGAGCCATCACCACGACAAATGATCACCGTTTGGCCACGCGCCGCCGCGAGGACCTGATTCTTGGCGAAACGGGTGCGGAAGAATTGCGGTTGGCCGCTGCCCTGGACAAAAAGATGAAAAGTCTGCTCGGCCGGTCCCTGCGCCTGCGGCAGGTCAGCGCGGGCGGATGCGGCGCCTGCGAGGCTGACATCAACGTGCTCGGCACCATCGGCTGGGACCTGGGGCGTTTCGGCATCCAGTACGTGGCCTCGCCGCGCCATGCCGACGGCGTGCTCATCACCGGCCCCGTGACCAAAGGCATGGAGCTGGCCCTGCAGAAAACCTGGGCGGCCGTGCCCGAACCGCGCATCGCCATCGCGCTCGGGGCCTGCGCCATCAGCGGCGGCCCCTTTATCGGCCATCCCCAGCATAACGGCGGGGCGGACCCCATCATCCCCATCGACCTCTACATCCCCGGCTGCCCCCCGCATCCGCTGACCATCCTGGACGGCTTTCTGCGCCTGCTGGGACGGCTGCCCAAACACAACCTGTAG